From the genome of Crocosphaera sp. UHCC 0190:
CTATGATTCCAAAATCTTTAACAGAATATCTCCCATAGCCCGACAACCCACAGATTTCATGCCAGGAGACATAATATCTCCCGTACGATAGCCTTGAGCCAACACCTCTAAAACCGCCTTTTCTATCTTATCCGCAGCTTGAGGCTCATTTAAACCATAGCGTAACATCATGGCTCCGCTAAGAACCTGGGCCAAGGGGTTGGCTTTATCCTGGCCCGCAATGTCAGGGGCCGAACCGTGTACGGGTTCAAATAAACCAGGCTTTTCTAACCCTAAACTAGCAGAAGGTAACATCCCAATACTACCCGTTAACATAGCCGCAGCATCAGAGAGAATATCCCCAAATAAATTACCCGTGACAATGGTATCAAACTGTTTCGGCGCACGCACTAACTGCATGGCCGCATTATCGACATAGAGATGAGAAAGTTCCACATCAGGATAATTTTCTCCCATCAAAGTGACGCGATCGCGCCATAATTGAGAGACATCTAAGACATTAGCCTTATCCACAGAACATAATCTTTTGCTGCGTTTTTGGGCAGTTTCAAAGGCTACCTTCGCAATACGGTCAATTTCTGACTCCGTATAGGCCATGGTATTCACGCCCCGTTTTTCTCCGGTTT
Proteins encoded in this window:
- the leuB gene encoding 3-isopropylmalate dehydrogenase, which produces MTRQYCITLLPGDGIGPEILAVTVNVLKAIASQLDIEFKFQEALIGGAAIDATGNPLPDETLALCRNSDAVLLAAIGGYKWDNLPRHQRPETGLLAIRAGLNLFANLRPATILPQLISASSLKPEVVEGVDIMVVRELTGGIYFGQPKGIFETETGEKRGVNTMAYTESEIDRIAKVAFETAQKRSKRLCSVDKANVLDVSQLWRDRVTLMGENYPDVELSHLYVDNAAMQLVRAPKQFDTIVTGNLFGDILSDAAAMLTGSIGMLPSASLGLEKPGLFEPVHGSAPDIAGQDKANPLAQVLSGAMMLRYGLNEPQAADKIEKAVLEVLAQGYRTGDIMSPGMKSVGCRAMGDILLKILES